In the genome of Hyphobacterium sp. CCMP332, one region contains:
- a CDS encoding ComEC family competence protein, whose amino-acid sequence MAGLAIFTFLLNFLKIQPLSLLLKGIGFLALLFLFGIFIQKYSSRYISDNQRITEVLSAEGISGIIISESKETAKTTRYLLRVEQIKKGDKTIDVNFKTLLYLKKSDVRKMLEYGDLVYINNSPKRIVGPKNPESFDYASFMRRKGFLFQVFTESSDVLILEKDKGSPIIKMALKIRNYFQFVLKDNISNPDNLHVAQALILGQKDDLPNEVREAFADAGAIHVLAVSGLHVGIIYQILIYLLSFLNKLKYGRQGLFFITVTVLFAYAAITGFSPSVSRAVIMFSTLALSKLINRRSDIYNNLALAAFIILIIDPMMIFDLGFQLSFLAVFSIVFFYPYFTNRVEFSNSMLDKMYKLSAVSLAAQIGTVPITLYYFHQFPNLFILSNFIVIPFAGIILSLGIALLAFHFLVFIKSIIAYVLDLSISILNKSVFIIQELPYSVSKALYFDQWQFVISLLILTSFVLILRYRQKRFAYLLLIFISCFGGYQWYLNYLFSNQKEMILFSEKDNDFVALVNGKNLQIDIDTDQMEQSNFWKYSLSAYSREKGIEKITSPQSDFFKAMSSYDCWFYDDLILVKPKKKIEFSKDVDYLIIDSLNAKMVLQSNFNPIKGFILGNNIPYFIRLKIIKELKEKNKAFHDLRSEGALVLK is encoded by the coding sequence TTGGCAGGACTAGCAATCTTCACTTTCCTTCTAAACTTTCTAAAAATTCAGCCTTTATCACTTTTGTTAAAAGGAATTGGATTTTTAGCCTTGTTATTTCTTTTTGGAATTTTCATTCAAAAATATTCAAGCCGATATATTTCAGATAATCAAAGGATTACAGAAGTTCTAAGTGCTGAGGGAATATCCGGAATTATCATTTCGGAGTCCAAAGAAACAGCCAAAACCACCAGATATCTTTTAAGAGTAGAACAAATTAAAAAAGGTGATAAAACCATCGATGTTAATTTCAAAACCTTACTGTATCTCAAGAAATCCGATGTTAGAAAAATGCTTGAATACGGTGACCTGGTTTACATAAATAATTCACCAAAAAGAATTGTAGGTCCAAAAAATCCGGAAAGCTTTGATTATGCATCATTTATGCGGAGAAAGGGCTTCCTATTTCAGGTATTTACAGAGAGCAGCGATGTGCTAATTTTAGAAAAGGACAAAGGCAGTCCGATTATTAAAATGGCATTAAAAATTAGAAATTATTTTCAATTCGTACTTAAGGATAACATTTCAAATCCGGATAATTTGCATGTAGCACAGGCATTAATTTTAGGTCAGAAAGATGATCTGCCAAATGAAGTAAGAGAAGCCTTTGCCGATGCCGGCGCGATTCATGTTTTAGCAGTTTCGGGTCTGCATGTAGGTATAATATATCAGATTCTTATTTACCTCTTGTCATTTTTAAACAAGCTTAAATACGGCAGACAAGGCTTATTTTTTATTACAGTCACTGTACTTTTTGCCTATGCTGCCATTACAGGTTTTTCACCTTCAGTGAGCAGGGCAGTCATTATGTTTTCAACCCTTGCTTTATCAAAATTAATTAACAGGCGATCCGACATTTACAATAACCTAGCCCTGGCCGCATTTATTATTCTGATCATAGATCCAATGATGATTTTTGATTTGGGATTTCAGCTGTCATTTCTAGCGGTATTCAGCATAGTTTTCTTTTATCCTTATTTTACAAATCGAGTAGAATTCAGCAATTCGATGCTGGATAAAATGTATAAGTTGAGCGCGGTTTCGCTTGCAGCACAAATAGGAACTGTGCCAATCACGCTCTATTATTTTCATCAGTTTCCCAATCTTTTTATACTCAGTAATTTTATTGTAATTCCATTCGCCGGCATCATTTTAAGTTTGGGGATTGCCTTGCTTGCTTTTCATTTTCTGGTATTTATTAAAAGCATAATCGCCTATGTACTCGATTTGAGTATTTCGATTTTGAATAAGTCCGTCTTTATCATTCAGGAATTGCCCTATTCAGTATCAAAAGCTCTTTATTTTGATCAATGGCAGTTTGTTATAAGCCTATTAATTCTGACATCCTTTGTTCTAATCCTAAGATATCGCCAAAAGCGATTTGCCTATTTACTCTTAATCTTTATCAGCTGTTTTGGAGGCTATCAGTGGTATTTGAACTACCTTTTTTCCAATCAAAAGGAAATGATTTTGTTTAGTGAAAAAGACAATGATTTTGTGGCTCTGGTCAATGGCAAAAATCTTCAAATAGATATTGACACAGATCAAATGGAACAAAGTAATTTCTGGAAATACAGTCTCTCCGCCTATTCCAGAGAAAAAGGAATTGAAAAAATAACTTCGCCCCAATCGGATTTTTTTAAGGCCATGTCATCCTATGATTGCTGGTTTTACGATGATTTGATTCTTGTTAAGCCCAAAAAAAAGATTGAATTCTCAAAAGATGTAGATTATTTAATAATCGATTCATTAAATGCAAAAATGGTACTTCAATCCAATTTTAATCCTATTAAAGGTTTTATTTTAGGTAATAATATTCCTTACTTTATTAGATTGAAGATAATTAAGGAATTGAAAGAAAAGAATAAGGCCTTTCACGATCTCAGGTCGGAGGGCGCGCTTGTACTAAAATAA
- a CDS encoding GNAT family N-acetyltransferase has protein sequence MIEVIQTSMDSPDYQFCLEIRKKVFVDEQKVALEDEVDEFEKEARHFLARYNDQAVGAARWRELENYIKLERFAVLKEFRNKKIGSALVESVLKDIEEIIKKPAKLLLHSQLDAIPLYLKFGFEIEGEIFEECGILHKTMTRML, from the coding sequence ATGATAGAAGTAATACAGACTTCAATGGACAGCCCGGACTATCAATTCTGTCTTGAAATCCGCAAGAAAGTTTTTGTTGATGAACAAAAAGTGGCCTTGGAAGATGAGGTAGATGAATTTGAGAAAGAGGCACGACATTTTTTGGCCAGATACAATGATCAAGCCGTCGGAGCCGCGCGTTGGCGAGAATTGGAGAATTACATTAAACTCGAACGTTTTGCCGTTTTAAAGGAATTCAGAAATAAAAAAATTGGATCTGCCCTTGTTGAATCCGTTTTGAAGGATATAGAAGAAATCATTAAAAAACCTGCAAAATTACTTTTGCATTCTCAACTCGATGCCATTCCGCTTTATCTCAAATTTGGCTTTGAAATCGAAGGAGAAATTTTTGAGGAATGCGGCATTCTACATAAAACCATGACAAGAATGTTATGA
- a CDS encoding T9SS type A sorting domain-containing protein, protein MTSRVKKKISIFIFALSLFGYSYGQKCATTYRDSIALQTNPDYLKQRIERIARSTTAEKLSDGLKHTLLYIPTVVHVIHTSEAGIISDDPNIGNISKEQIMSQIEVLNQDYRRKFGSPGFNDLPEGADMEIEFCMAKLDPQGQATDGITRHYRAKDEYDAGADDGEIKGIVHWPADQYMNVYVVPRLSDNFLGYASFPEDPRETDGIVMSNRYFGNRTGTSIDAFAFPYNRGRTMTHEVGHWLGLVHIWGDGNCAVDDGCDDTPDSDAGNFGCDTTHESCGSPDMVRNYMDYSDDHCFNIFTQCQKLLTRNIFDANLPNNRSSFLLSSLTGSINCDLGQDTTDNNPIRENVKIGTVDQVEGRYLIFNLDPGTDYKITIFNLQGKRLEDAFIRSNAFGEIQFALSAERRGIYIMKIHYKNGDTQRFKIYGPLKP, encoded by the coding sequence ATGACAAGCAGAGTAAAAAAGAAGATTAGTATTTTCATTTTTGCTCTAAGCCTATTTGGGTATTCCTATGGGCAAAAATGTGCTACAACTTACAGAGATTCTATTGCCCTACAAACTAATCCGGATTATCTCAAACAAAGAATTGAAAGAATAGCTAGATCCACTACGGCAGAAAAGTTAAGCGATGGGCTTAAGCATACGCTTTTGTATATTCCTACAGTCGTACATGTCATTCACACATCGGAGGCGGGAATTATCTCAGATGACCCTAATATTGGAAATATTTCCAAAGAACAGATTATGTCTCAGATCGAAGTTCTCAACCAGGACTATAGAAGAAAATTTGGCAGCCCGGGTTTTAATGATTTGCCCGAAGGTGCAGACATGGAAATAGAATTTTGCATGGCGAAACTTGACCCACAGGGGCAAGCAACGGATGGGATTACCAGACATTACAGAGCTAAAGATGAATACGATGCGGGCGCTGATGACGGAGAAATAAAAGGAATTGTCCATTGGCCTGCCGATCAATATATGAATGTTTATGTTGTGCCACGATTGAGCGATAATTTTCTCGGTTATGCGAGTTTTCCCGAGGATCCCAGGGAAACAGACGGAATAGTCATGTCAAACAGGTATTTCGGAAATCGCACAGGTACTTCAATCGATGCATTTGCATTTCCTTATAATCGCGGAAGAACCATGACCCATGAAGTTGGGCATTGGCTCGGTCTGGTGCACATTTGGGGAGATGGAAATTGTGCTGTGGATGACGGTTGCGATGATACTCCGGATTCAGATGCGGGTAATTTTGGATGCGATACTACACATGAATCCTGTGGAAGCCCGGATATGGTTCGAAATTACATGGACTATTCCGATGATCATTGTTTTAATATTTTCACTCAATGTCAAAAACTTTTAACCCGAAATATATTTGATGCCAACCTGCCCAATAACAGAAGTTCATTTTTGCTTTCAAGTTTAACAGGTTCCATCAATTGTGATCTCGGACAGGATACCACAGACAATAACCCAATCAGGGAAAATGTAAAAATTGGGACCGTCGATCAGGTGGAAGGCCGATATCTGATCTTTAATCTCGACCCGGGAACAGATTACAAAATCACGATTTTTAACCTGCAGGGAAAACGGCTTGAAGATGCATTCATACGCTCAAATGCATTTGGAGAAATTCAGTTTGCTCTGAGTGCAGAAAGAAGAGGGATATATATTATGAAAATCCATTATAAAAATGGAGATACCCAGCGTTTCAAAATTTATGGACCTTTAAAACCATGA
- a CDS encoding PhoH family protein, with amino-acid sequence MVEKIITLENVSLPDFLGLENQNIKRVAEAFPKSKVVSRGNEIKIQGSPPEIIKINDIINSLIQHYHQYGKITEDSIQDYIRNDIEKLDNLKHLKEEVLIYGTRGVVIKPKTRNQVNLVKNVKENDVVFALGPAGTGKTYISVALAVRALKNKEIKKIIITRPAVEAGENLGFLPGDLKEKIDPYLRPIYDALDDMIPAEKLLYYQERRIIEIAPLAYMRGRTLNNAFVLLDEAQNTTPMQMKMFLTRMGPNSKMIINGDQSQLDLPRNQKSGLKEALNILGKTEGIGFVHLDEEDVTRHKLVKSIIRAYDKQSKKED; translated from the coding sequence TTGGTAGAAAAAATAATTACGCTTGAAAATGTTTCCCTTCCTGATTTTCTCGGACTCGAAAATCAAAATATCAAAAGAGTTGCTGAGGCATTCCCCAAAAGCAAGGTTGTAAGTAGGGGCAATGAAATTAAAATTCAGGGTTCACCCCCGGAAATAATTAAGATCAATGATATTATCAATTCGCTGATACAGCATTATCATCAATACGGTAAAATCACCGAAGATAGTATTCAGGATTATATAAGAAATGACATTGAGAAACTCGACAACCTGAAACACCTCAAAGAGGAAGTGCTAATTTATGGAACCAGGGGTGTTGTGATTAAGCCCAAAACCCGCAATCAGGTAAACCTGGTAAAAAATGTTAAAGAAAATGATGTAGTATTTGCCCTTGGACCTGCAGGAACAGGGAAAACCTATATTTCCGTAGCGCTGGCAGTCAGGGCGCTGAAAAATAAGGAAATAAAGAAAATCATTATTACAAGACCGGCAGTGGAAGCGGGAGAAAATCTTGGTTTTCTGCCAGGTGATCTCAAAGAAAAGATTGATCCCTACCTTAGGCCCATTTACGATGCGCTCGATGACATGATACCGGCTGAAAAGCTTCTTTATTATCAGGAACGAAGAATTATAGAAATAGCTCCTTTGGCTTATATGAGGGGAAGAACCCTTAACAATGCATTTGTACTATTAGATGAAGCCCAAAATACCACGCCCATGCAAATGAAGATGTTTTTGACACGGATGGGTCCAAATTCAAAAATGATAATTAACGGTGACCAGTCTCAGCTGGATCTTCCCAGAAACCAAAAATCAGGTTTAAAGGAGGCCTTGAATATATTGGGTAAAACTGAAGGAATTGGTTTTGTGCACCTTGATGAAGAAGATGTGACGCGTCATAAATTAGTGAAATCCATTATAAGAGCTTATGACAAGCAGAGTAAAAAAGAAGATTAG
- a CDS encoding SAM-dependent chlorinase/fluorinase — protein sequence MAMITFTSDFGLKDHYVAALKARILSDFPSAVIVDITHSIPAFDLIHGSYVLGSVYDNFPAGTVHIVALNSHKQKTMKFIAAKLDGHFFLLPNNGLLSLISEMAPDMVVELPFSNKSDVSFPEKNILSKAASQLAKGADLSSLGKAMVDYEKSLMLKPKATKSGIFGHVIYIDRFGNLITNIKRKVFEDLKKLVGPGFDLNFSKEHLHQINNHYGDVGEGDIVALFNERDLLEIAVREGNAAQLFGLRYDSPVRITFEKS from the coding sequence ATGGCTATGATCACATTTACATCCGATTTTGGATTAAAAGACCATTACGTTGCAGCCCTCAAAGCCAGGATCTTAAGCGATTTTCCAAGCGCTGTTATAGTGGACATCACTCATAGCATTCCCGCCTTTGATCTGATCCACGGTTCCTATGTCCTCGGCTCTGTATATGACAACTTTCCGGCTGGAACGGTTCATATTGTTGCTCTAAATTCCCATAAGCAAAAAACCATGAAGTTTATTGCCGCTAAATTAGATGGGCATTTTTTTCTCCTTCCAAACAATGGATTGTTATCGCTAATTTCAGAAATGGCACCCGATATGGTTGTGGAATTGCCTTTCAGCAATAAGTCAGACGTCTCATTTCCCGAAAAAAATATTTTGTCAAAGGCAGCAAGTCAATTGGCCAAAGGAGCTGATTTGAGCAGTTTGGGTAAGGCCATGGTGGATTATGAAAAATCATTGATGCTAAAACCAAAAGCTACAAAATCCGGAATTTTTGGCCATGTCATTTACATCGATCGATTTGGAAATCTGATCACCAATATTAAAAGGAAGGTATTTGAGGATTTGAAAAAACTTGTTGGACCCGGCTTTGACCTGAATTTCAGTAAAGAGCACTTGCATCAGATTAATAATCACTACGGAGACGTAGGAGAAGGAGATATTGTAGCCCTATTCAATGAGCGTGATTTATTGGAAATCGCCGTACGCGAGGGAAATGCAGCTCAATTATTTGGATTGCGTTATGATAGTCCGGTGAGGATTACTTTTGAAAAGAGTTAA
- a CDS encoding four helix bundle protein: protein MFDFEKLDVYKKAKKFYCANLNLIRGNNLDRIIENQLSRAALSVVLNLVEGSGRFSKADRAHFYVMSRSSLFECTAVIDILRDEKMISIESHSNLYNKSEELSKILFTMIRNLKIKK, encoded by the coding sequence ATGTTTGATTTTGAAAAACTTGATGTTTACAAAAAGGCTAAAAAATTTTATTGTGCAAATTTAAATCTTATTCGAGGTAACAACCTTGATCGTATCATCGAAAACCAATTAAGTCGCGCCGCTTTGAGTGTGGTTTTAAACCTTGTCGAGGGATCAGGTAGATTTAGTAAAGCTGATAGAGCTCACTTTTATGTAATGTCAAGAAGTTCTTTGTTTGAATGTACCGCGGTCATTGACATCCTAAGAGATGAGAAAATGATTTCTATTGAATCTCACTCAAACTTGTATAACAAGTCCGAAGAGTTATCAAAAATTTTGTTTACAATGATCAGGAATCTTAAAATTAAAAAGTAG
- a CDS encoding antibiotic biosynthesis monooxygenase encodes MLIRIVRMSFKPEEVDNFLKFFDSKKEKIRAFPGCRHLELWQDHHFKNVFSTYSHWDGDEDLQNYRNSELFRDVWSKTKLLFLEKAIAYSNEVVVKLD; translated from the coding sequence ATGTTAATCCGAATTGTACGCATGTCTTTTAAACCTGAAGAGGTTGATAATTTCCTAAAATTCTTTGATTCAAAAAAAGAAAAAATAAGGGCTTTCCCAGGATGCAGGCATTTGGAATTGTGGCAGGATCATCATTTTAAAAACGTATTCAGCACATATAGCCACTGGGATGGAGATGAAGACCTTCAAAATTATCGCAATTCAGAATTGTTTCGGGATGTTTGGTCAAAAACAAAACTTCTATTTTTAGAAAAAGCCATTGCCTATTCGAATGAGGTTGTAGTGAAGCTCGATTAA
- a CDS encoding DUF4190 domain-containing protein, which translates to MKRFIIISLGFILLTLYSSCQKNISLFNHVPWDYYTRHHSSEIKTPEKEPILCLKNSEGIKRDKTRDLISIYENSADKTADLDFSVSKKNFEPLPNSFLWDNSDYLSYSNNTININEAEDFKKKKRRSRLFGLIAGALGISSVVSVFLGSASLFLILVGGSIAFGIASNRVHPEKSAKKAKENLKEDYPENETIIAEELLSNKERQNLEIEKLGFFSFLSGFFSIFLTLLAFGPYNSAILIAFIPFLALMSFIFGVYSLSKHKKNTQKFRGKGYAYAGIGIGSVYLLFALFVFILILGFYSIY; encoded by the coding sequence ATGAAGAGATTTATAATTATTAGCCTGGGGTTTATTCTTTTGACCTTATACAGTTCCTGTCAAAAAAATATCTCTTTATTTAATCATGTGCCATGGGACTATTACACCCGTCATCATAGTTCTGAGATTAAGACTCCAGAAAAAGAACCAATACTTTGTCTAAAAAACAGTGAGGGGATCAAACGAGACAAAACCCGCGATTTGATTTCTATTTATGAGAATAGCGCGGATAAAACTGCAGATCTGGACTTTAGTGTTTCAAAGAAAAATTTCGAACCATTGCCAAATTCTTTTCTATGGGATAATTCTGATTACTTGTCATATTCAAACAATACAATCAACATTAATGAAGCTGAAGATTTCAAAAAGAAAAAAAGACGTTCAAGGCTTTTTGGACTCATCGCGGGGGCATTGGGAATATCGAGTGTGGTATCGGTTTTTCTGGGATCTGCCTCATTGTTTTTAATTCTGGTAGGGGGATCAATTGCTTTTGGCATTGCAAGCAATAGGGTGCACCCCGAAAAATCTGCAAAAAAAGCAAAAGAGAATTTGAAAGAGGATTACCCGGAAAACGAAACTATTATTGCAGAAGAGTTGCTTAGCAATAAAGAAAGACAAAATCTGGAAATTGAAAAATTGGGGTTTTTCAGCTTTTTGAGTGGCTTTTTTTCAATTTTTTTAACCCTTCTGGCTTTTGGGCCATACAACTCAGCTATACTAATTGCATTTATTCCATTTTTGGCTTTAATGTCATTCATTTTTGGTGTTTATAGCTTGTCGAAGCATAAAAAAAACACTCAGAAATTCAGAGGAAAGGGATATGCATATGCGGGGATTGGCATAGGATCAGTTTATCTTTTGTTTGCACTCTTTGTCTTCATTTTGATTCTGGGCTTTTATTCAATCTATTAA
- a CDS encoding DUF3291 domain-containing protein, producing the protein MILSITHLKLKSPWKIFPFMATTAKIIKQLDKSAVVNFKSNSTLRNHYTMSLWKNEKDMRDFYRNGDHAKAMKNAKNIAAEIKTIHFEADAFLPWKKAKKEVDEKGKKLTY; encoded by the coding sequence ATGATCCTCTCCATCACTCATCTAAAACTCAAATCTCCCTGGAAGATTTTTCCATTTATGGCAACTACGGCGAAAATCATAAAGCAGCTGGATAAAAGTGCAGTTGTAAATTTTAAGTCTAATTCCACACTACGCAATCACTACACCATGTCGCTCTGGAAGAATGAAAAGGATATGCGCGACTTTTATCGAAACGGAGATCATGCTAAAGCAATGAAGAATGCAAAGAACATTGCCGCCGAAATCAAAACTATTCACTTTGAAGCAGATGCATTTTTGCCCTGGAAAAAAGCTAAAAAAGAGGTTGATGAGAAGGGGAAAAAATTGACTTATTAA
- a CDS encoding PQQ-dependent sugar dehydrogenase, which translates to MKKLLLITFSLLTFNFSLFSQPIIDLETFATGFTRPVDIQSPGGNDSRLFIVEQAGKIWILDSLGNKNSTPFLDISNQVNSTGNEQGLLGIAFPPDFASNPNFIVHYTALDGSTQISLFPVSNDPDSADPNAEFPILNEPQPYSNHNGGSIAFGPDGYLYVALGDGGSAGDPGNRSQDLTTVLGKILRINLNTAMPYGIPPDNPFVGMSTFVREEIWAYGLRNPWKMSFDRQTGDLWIGDVGQDAKEEIDFQPFTSTGGENYGWRCYEGTSSYNLNNCPPDSTMTDPVYEYAHNSGGCSVTGGVVYRGSRYPGLYGRYFFADICPGWISSLDGNFNVTNHGTFSSSNYFVAFGEDNKGEVFVAGLYDGKISRIIESTNSLQNSERNDLKFYPNPSNGNLNIELVQVPTNTLKLFNLSGVLEFESSLNSKINSVDISHLRRGIYIYELELNNDMIQGKLIIEN; encoded by the coding sequence ATGAAAAAGCTATTACTCATTACCTTTTCACTATTAACTTTCAACTTTTCACTTTTTTCTCAGCCAATCATCGATCTGGAAACTTTTGCTACCGGTTTTACCCGTCCGGTGGATATTCAAAGTCCTGGTGGAAATGACTCGCGCTTGTTTATCGTAGAGCAGGCCGGTAAAATCTGGATTCTTGATTCTCTTGGGAATAAAAACAGCACTCCTTTTCTGGATATTTCTAATCAGGTAAACAGTACCGGAAATGAACAAGGACTTTTGGGAATAGCTTTTCCTCCTGATTTTGCATCTAATCCAAATTTCATCGTCCACTATACAGCTTTGGATGGAAGCACGCAGATCTCTTTGTTTCCAGTGAGCAATGATCCCGACAGTGCAGATCCGAACGCTGAATTTCCAATACTAAATGAGCCTCAACCCTATTCAAATCACAACGGAGGCAGCATAGCATTTGGTCCGGACGGTTATTTATATGTCGCATTAGGAGATGGTGGTTCCGCAGGTGATCCCGGCAACAGGTCTCAGGACCTTACGACAGTATTGGGTAAAATTCTGCGAATAAACTTAAACACCGCCATGCCCTATGGCATTCCACCGGATAATCCTTTTGTAGGCATGAGCACCTTTGTAAGGGAGGAAATATGGGCTTATGGATTGAGAAATCCCTGGAAGATGAGTTTCGACCGACAAACCGGCGATTTGTGGATAGGTGATGTAGGGCAGGACGCCAAAGAAGAAATTGATTTTCAGCCTTTTACAAGTACGGGGGGTGAAAATTACGGTTGGCGATGCTATGAAGGCACCAGCTCTTATAATTTAAATAATTGCCCACCGGATTCTACAATGACCGATCCGGTTTATGAATACGCTCATAATTCGGGCGGGTGTTCCGTTACCGGAGGAGTAGTCTATCGCGGGAGTAGATATCCCGGATTATATGGTAGATATTTTTTCGCTGATATATGCCCCGGTTGGATTAGCTCACTGGATGGGAATTTCAATGTGACGAATCACGGTACCTTTTCGAGTTCAAACTATTTTGTGGCCTTTGGTGAAGACAATAAGGGAGAAGTATTTGTGGCCGGTTTGTACGATGGAAAAATTTCCAGGATTATTGAAAGCACAAATTCTTTGCAAAATTCTGAGAGAAATGATCTGAAATTTTATCCAAATCCATCGAATGGAAACTTGAATATCGAATTAGTGCAAGTACCAACTAACACCCTAAAATTATTCAATCTTAGTGGAGTTCTTGAATTTGAAAGTTCATTAAATTCAAAAATAAATAGTGTTGATATTTCTCACCTCAGAAGAGGTATCTACATCTATGAGCTTGAATTGAACAATGATATGATACAAGGCAAACTAATCATTGAAAATTAA
- a CDS encoding T9SS type A sorting domain-containing protein — translation MKKILLFNFSLLIFHFSLSQDFGQLGSEWYFDGNHGGPCPQVCSYVHVQSVSDSIINGKTCHKLIANHTWHNNISNTYTYPSMFVYEENDTVFMWSPVNQKFLVTYIFNVNTGDSLVLDYPSFLENSQATDTTYNMVIDSVSHQNLDGQLLNKYYFHSDLLFGTYYMDRIGSFFWFYPRFGMILEAGAGMRCYSDSQIDTSLVSYPCDSLWNLFSVIEYLELANEIRLFPNPASAQINISIPNFSFQTFNVQLFDLQGNLQIRTQITKESQTLDVSNLEPGMYIYEIESEGQFHRNKLIIE, via the coding sequence ATGAAGAAAATTCTACTATTCAACTTCTCTCTTTTAATTTTTCACTTTTCACTTAGTCAAGATTTTGGTCAGCTGGGCTCCGAATGGTATTTTGACGGTAATCATGGAGGGCCTTGTCCTCAGGTTTGTTCTTATGTTCATGTTCAAAGTGTAAGCGATAGCATTATTAATGGAAAAACATGTCATAAGTTAATAGCAAATCATACCTGGCATAACAATATATCGAACACTTATACTTATCCTTCAATGTTTGTTTATGAGGAGAATGATACGGTATTCATGTGGAGTCCTGTAAATCAGAAATTTCTTGTGACTTACATTTTTAATGTCAATACCGGTGATTCACTTGTTTTGGACTATCCATCTTTTTTAGAAAATAGTCAGGCTACTGATACCACTTATAACATGGTTATCGACTCTGTTTCCCATCAAAACCTAGATGGGCAATTGCTGAACAAATACTATTTTCATTCTGACCTATTGTTTGGCACCTATTATATGGATCGCATTGGCAGCTTTTTTTGGTTTTATCCAAGATTTGGAATGATTCTGGAAGCAGGGGCAGGAATGCGGTGCTATTCTGATTCTCAGATTGATACAAGTTTGGTCTCATATCCTTGTGATTCACTTTGGAATCTTTTCAGTGTGATTGAATATTTAGAATTAGCTAATGAAATTCGACTTTTCCCCAACCCTGCATCAGCCCAGATTAATATCTCAATACCTAACTTTTCATTTCAAACTTTCAACGTTCAACTTTTCGACCTTCAGGGAAATCTTCAGATTCGAACCCAAATAACGAAAGAATCCCAAACACTCGATGTCTCAAATCTCGAACCTGGCATGTACATCTACGAAATAGAAAGTGAAGGACAATTTCACCGTAACAAACTAATCATCGAATGA
- a CDS encoding T9SS type A sorting domain-containing protein has translation MKKLLILFFLSLYTFNFSLSQEWFPVGAKWTYEWYWSTGPYYGNYPKYFEVEKDTMILGKSCKKINLIGSQSFSSYRYEENGKVYYYQYTNQSNWHLMYDFSKQIGDTIFFPQFQYAECPSMNLVDYYIIIYNTSEIILGSDTLKTYQAQPMNSCVVGIGEFGTFAIERISGGEVTWYGYDDFSSGPSGLRCYEDSVLGFYKSPGFNLDCDTTVSNVGLDNVLDPGLLSIYPNPAQNTITIRSEIENSDELIFRMFDIHRALLKEFRMSNPSSNFDVSDLKPGMYIYEIESERQFYRNKLLIE, from the coding sequence ATGAAAAAACTGTTAATACTATTTTTCCTTTCACTTTACACTTTCAACTTTTCACTTAGTCAGGAGTGGTTTCCGGTTGGTGCGAAGTGGACTTATGAATGGTACTGGAGCACTGGTCCATATTATGGGAATTATCCAAAGTATTTTGAAGTAGAGAAGGATACTATGATCTTAGGTAAAAGCTGTAAAAAAATTAATTTGATTGGCTCACAAAGCTTCAGTTCCTATCGCTATGAGGAAAATGGCAAGGTTTATTACTATCAATATACTAATCAATCAAATTGGCATTTAATGTACGATTTCTCAAAACAAATAGGAGACACCATTTTTTTTCCTCAATTTCAGTATGCCGAATGCCCGAGTATGAATTTGGTTGACTATTATATTATAATTTACAATACATCTGAAATCATATTAGGTTCTGATACATTGAAAACATATCAGGCACAACCTATGAATTCTTGTGTTGTTGGTATTGGAGAATTTGGAACCTTTGCAATTGAAAGAATAAGTGGCGGAGAGGTTACCTGGTATGGATATGATGATTTTAGTAGCGGACCATCGGGGTTGAGGTGTTACGAAGATTCTGTTTTAGGTTTTTATAAAAGCCCTGGGTTTAATCTGGATTGTGATACAACAGTCTCAAATGTGGGATTAGATAATGTGCTAGATCCAGGATTATTAAGTATTTATCCAAATCCTGCACAAAATACTATTACCATTCGATCTGAAATTGAGAATTCTGATGAGCTGATCTTTCGCATGTTCGATATTCATAGGGCCTTGTTGAAAGAATTCCGAATGAGTAATCCGAGTTCAAACTTTGACGTTTCCGATCTCAAGCCCGGCATGTACATCTACGAAATAGAAAGTGAAAGACAATTCTACCGCAACAAACTACTTATCGAATGA